A genomic segment from Chitinophagaceae bacterium encodes:
- a CDS encoding helix-hairpin-helix domain-containing protein: MKHLIILVCCFFIKAAWAQPPVTQPSPDTEQQIENITENNADEETDDDTYLQSLSEFSRNPINLNLADAATLEELLLLTPIQIDNFITYRTLLGKFLTIYEIQAIPGWDLATIQKIRPYIMVSQAVNLFNAIGSRLKNGDNILFVRSTQVLEKSRGYKLDSSQATNFYYGSPQRLFIRYKYSFKNLLQYGVVAEKDPGEELFKGSQKYGFDYYSVHFFMRNAGIVKALALGDFTVNLGQGLTQWMSQAYRKGPDITTIKRQAAVLRPYNSAGEINFHRGIGITVGKNNWEATLFGSYKKIDANFVAADTSLLEAEDIVTSLQTSGYHRTKSEVEDKGMQRQVAFGGNFKYRLYGLQIGVNAVQYQFKLPLQKSQYPYNQFALTGKTFGNYSIDYGYTYRNMHFFGEAASTNKRKLAFIQGMLMSVANNVDVSLLYRNISPAYQSLYTSAFTENTFPTNEKGLYTGISIKPAMGWRVDAYADVYKFPWLRYRVDAPTTGKEYMFQLTYQPNKIFSIYSRLRSESKPINYNPTGLTLNPVIPQPRQNWRTQLSVKLNSIFTFRSRVEMVWFDKRGSAAENGFTIFTDLLYNPMMKPLSGNIRLQYFETDGYNSRVYSYENDVLYGYSIPVFYDKGYRYYINVNYDINKRISLWAKWAQTIYSDKTLIGSGLDEIEGNHKTEVKLQLRYKF, from the coding sequence ATGAAACATTTGATCATATTAGTTTGTTGTTTTTTTATAAAAGCTGCATGGGCGCAACCTCCCGTTACGCAGCCCTCGCCAGATACCGAACAACAAATAGAAAATATTACCGAAAATAATGCCGATGAAGAAACCGACGATGATACTTATTTGCAGTCGCTTTCAGAATTTTCGAGGAACCCCATTAATTTAAACTTGGCAGATGCCGCAACTCTGGAAGAACTACTTTTACTCACACCCATTCAAATAGATAATTTTATAACTTATCGTACATTACTGGGTAAGTTTTTAACTATCTATGAAATACAGGCCATTCCAGGCTGGGATTTAGCAACCATTCAAAAAATACGGCCCTATATTATGGTAAGCCAGGCCGTAAACTTATTTAATGCCATTGGCAGCAGGTTAAAAAACGGAGATAATATTTTATTTGTTCGTTCTACGCAGGTGTTGGAAAAATCCAGGGGTTACAAATTAGATAGTTCGCAGGCCACAAATTTTTACTACGGCTCACCGCAAAGGCTTTTTATACGGTATAAATACAGTTTTAAAAATTTGTTGCAATACGGTGTAGTGGCCGAAAAAGACCCCGGTGAAGAATTATTTAAAGGCTCCCAAAAATATGGGTTCGACTATTACTCCGTACATTTTTTTATGCGAAATGCAGGCATAGTAAAAGCGCTGGCTCTAGGGGACTTTACGGTAAACCTTGGCCAGGGTTTAACGCAATGGATGAGCCAGGCTTACAGAAAAGGGCCCGATATTACTACTATAAAAAGGCAGGCTGCTGTATTGCGGCCCTATAACTCCGCAGGCGAAATAAATTTTCATCGTGGTATAGGCATTACCGTTGGTAAAAATAACTGGGAAGCTACATTGTTTGGTTCCTACAAAAAAATAGATGCCAATTTTGTTGCGGCAGATACCAGTTTACTGGAGGCTGAAGATATTGTAACCTCTTTGCAAACATCGGGCTATCACCGTACCAAAAGCGAAGTAGAGGATAAGGGAATGCAGCGCCAGGTAGCATTTGGCGGCAATTTTAAATATAGGCTTTATGGACTGCAAATAGGTGTAAATGCTGTGCAATATCAATTTAAATTACCCCTTCAAAAATCTCAATATCCCTATAACCAGTTTGCACTTACCGGAAAAACATTTGGCAATTATAGCATAGATTATGGCTATACTTACAGGAATATGCATTTTTTTGGAGAAGCTGCCAGTACTAATAAAAGAAAACTTGCCTTTATTCAGGGCATGCTCATGAGTGTTGCAAATAATGTAGATGTAAGTTTGTTATACCGTAATATTTCTCCTGCTTACCAATCCTTATATACCAGCGCATTTACCGAAAATACTTTTCCTACCAATGAAAAAGGCCTTTATACGGGCATTTCCATAAAACCGGCAATGGGCTGGCGAGTAGATGCTTATGCAGATGTATATAAATTTCCCTGGTTGCGCTATAGGGTAGATGCACCTACAACCGGTAAGGAGTATATGTTTCAGCTAACCTATCAGCCCAATAAAATTTTTAGCATTTACAGCCGCTTACGCAGCGAAAGCAAGCCCATAAATTACAATCCTACAGGGTTAACTTTAAACCCGGTAATACCACAACCCAGGCAAAACTGGCGTACTCAACTAAGTGTAAAACTCAATTCTATTTTTACATTCAGGAGCAGGGTAGAAATGGTTTGGTTTGATAAGCGGGGAAGCGCTGCCGAAAATGGCTTTACCATTTTTACTGATTTACTGTATAACCCAATGATGAAGCCACTTTCGGGCAATATTAGGCTGCAATATTTTGAAACAGATGGATACAATAGCCGGGTGTATTCTTATGAAAACGATGTTCTTTACGGTTATTCCATACCGGTTTTTTATGATAAAGGATACCGTTATTATATTAATGTTAATTACGATATTAATAAGCGCATTTCTCTTTGGGCAAAATGGGCGCAAACCATTTACTCCGATAAAACCCTTATTGGTTCAGGCCTCGATGAAATAGAAGGCAACCATAAAACCGAAGTAAAGCTTCAACTTCGGTATAAATTCTAA
- a CDS encoding 16S rRNA (uracil(1498)-N(3))-methyltransferase, with protein sequence MALPFFYFAEERFTLGNQIILDEAVSKHIVQALRMQNGEKLILSNGNGIIATCIIADNHRKKCTVEVINAQIKNPPQHKTIIAVSPIKNSSRFEWFLEKATEIGVSEIAPLLCSRTEKQSLKPERAKNILVSAMLQSRQCRLPLYHEPVKFENYMDTLKNENTLQKFIAHCENAEHKFLLTPFEKPASSIILIGPEGDFTAEEIQLALQHNFTAVSLGQNRLRTETAALVASVLLALK encoded by the coding sequence ATGGCACTTCCTTTTTTTTATTTTGCTGAAGAGCGGTTTACTTTAGGGAATCAAATAATCCTTGATGAAGCTGTCTCAAAACATATCGTACAAGCACTACGGATGCAAAATGGTGAAAAACTCATCCTTAGCAATGGTAATGGTATTATTGCCACTTGCATTATTGCCGATAACCATCGAAAAAAATGTACCGTTGAAGTAATAAATGCACAAATAAAAAATCCACCACAGCATAAAACCATAATTGCTGTTTCGCCAATAAAAAATTCCAGCCGCTTTGAATGGTTTTTGGAAAAAGCCACAGAAATAGGTGTTTCGGAAATTGCGCCGCTTTTATGCAGCCGCACCGAGAAACAATCTTTAAAGCCCGAAAGGGCAAAAAATATTTTGGTAAGCGCTATGTTGCAAAGCCGCCAATGCAGGCTGCCGCTTTATCATGAGCCGGTAAAATTCGAAAATTATATGGATACGCTAAAGAATGAAAATACTTTGCAAAAATTTATTGCTCATTGCGAAAATGCAGAGCATAAGTTTTTGCTTACCCCTTTTGAAAAACCGGCATCATCAATAATATTAATTGGGCCCGAAGGTGATTTTACAGCAGAAGAAATTCAATTGGCCCTGCAACATAATTTTACCGCCGTAAGCCTTGGCCAAAACCGGTTAAGGACAGAAACGGCAGCTTTGGTAGCATCGGTTTTGCTTGCTTTAAAATAA
- a CDS encoding SusC/RagA family TonB-linked outer membrane protein has protein sequence MRRFLTLFTVLMLTSIFAFAQDRLVTGKVVDDKGNGVPAASIKIAGTNKGTSTDSDGSFAIKVKKGEQLVISSTGYESKTVPTDGQSFVGVTIATTSATMQEVVVTTATGQIRQKSSVGFSTATVKGSELTQAKATNIAQGLTGKVSGATFLQTNSGVFQDTRITLRGIRSLTGNNQPMLIVDGVPISLGYLNSINPNDIATADILKSAGSTAIYGSDGVNGAIVITTRRGSKNRPQVSVSHAVQFESINYMPQFQNRWGSGYAQDGNGNGTYEPHEQQSWGDEFDGSIRQLGDPGPNGEIYTQKYAYLQGERRRFYDVGTTNQTDVSFSTGDFYLSGQNVDIKGTVPGDKNTRRGITFKAEKEYNRFKASLDVRYNQQKYNVTTSNTLIWYGVASAPGQVPLTDFWDWRNDVRASPNGYYTLYLSNQEYTPYFTKDINRDIGKTDDIFGNIEFKYKAASWLNLTYRLGLSVSNTGSTVTKEPFSFSDYYFARPEATAQTGTTAAIQNYNDYSNRLTSLFMADFIRKFNKVGLNGTLGYSYRDSRSKLQKTGSDNLGKSQFLSIATRLGEPTVNVDNTTSRTQRFFGRVGFDYDRWLFLEVTGSYDMDSRLVPANKIFQLKDISFFYPGASASILLHEIIPGLKDNNTLNFFKVRGAIAKTGNVNISPFANEVAFSSGTFFPFGSLPGYQIGSTIYPNEGLKPEFVNTKEVGIELGFLKNRINLEATYYNQNNTDQVLNVQLSNTTGATSALLNAGKFTNKGLEFDLKLTPLVKLGEAEIDFKINYANQDSKITGLIDGVNELGIGNYNYAVVGSPAFVFKTNDYYRDSATGKVIVDPITGMPSQNPNLTQFGRTLPKHILGLNLSIKWKGFTLGAVAEYRSGNQIIADQLGNFLDDNGISARSGSYGRRAFVFPNSVYLDNGKYVNNTNIYTQNYGRLFYNNDINTDVTSNYLADGSFWKLRELTLIYDFPASIFKGKGIKGASIGFTGRNLFMWLPKSNQWTDPEFTANGNNSYTGNAVGLSTAFNQPPTRFMGANVTLNF, from the coding sequence ATGAGAAGATTTCTAACACTGTTCACAGTGCTAATGCTCACATCAATTTTTGCATTTGCACAAGACCGGCTGGTGACCGGTAAGGTTGTTGACGATAAAGGTAATGGAGTACCAGCGGCATCAATTAAAATTGCCGGTACTAATAAGGGTACCTCCACTGATTCTGACGGTTCGTTTGCCATTAAAGTTAAAAAAGGTGAACAACTCGTTATTTCTTCAACCGGGTACGAATCTAAAACGGTTCCTACCGATGGTCAATCTTTTGTAGGCGTTACTATAGCAACCACTTCTGCAACCATGCAGGAAGTTGTTGTAACTACTGCAACTGGTCAAATCCGCCAAAAATCTTCAGTAGGGTTTTCTACAGCTACTGTAAAAGGATCGGAACTTACCCAGGCCAAAGCAACTAATATTGCACAGGGCCTTACCGGTAAAGTTTCCGGCGCTACCTTCTTACAAACAAACAGTGGCGTTTTTCAGGATACAAGGATCACGCTACGTGGTATCCGTTCTTTAACCGGTAATAACCAACCCATGTTGATTGTTGACGGTGTGCCCATTTCATTAGGTTACCTAAACTCTATTAATCCTAATGACATTGCTACTGCTGATATCTTAAAATCTGCAGGTTCTACTGCCATTTACGGTTCCGATGGTGTAAATGGTGCCATAGTTATTACAACCCGCAGGGGTTCAAAAAACAGGCCACAGGTTTCTGTAAGCCATGCGGTACAATTTGAATCCATCAACTATATGCCTCAATTCCAAAATCGTTGGGGTTCTGGCTATGCCCAGGATGGTAACGGAAACGGTACTTATGAACCACACGAACAGCAAAGTTGGGGAGATGAATTTGATGGTTCCATCAGGCAATTGGGCGATCCTGGTCCCAACGGAGAAATCTATACTCAAAAATATGCTTACCTGCAGGGCGAAAGAAGAAGGTTTTATGATGTAGGTACCACCAATCAAACAGATGTATCTTTCTCCACTGGCGACTTTTACTTAAGTGGCCAAAACGTAGATATTAAAGGTACTGTACCCGGCGATAAAAATACAAGAAGAGGAATTACCTTTAAAGCCGAAAAAGAATACAACAGGTTTAAAGCCTCACTGGATGTACGCTATAATCAACAAAAATATAATGTAACTACAAGCAATACCCTTATTTGGTATGGCGTGGCAAGCGCCCCCGGCCAGGTTCCTTTAACCGATTTTTGGGATTGGAGAAATGACGTAAGGGCCAGCCCCAATGGTTATTATACATTATACCTTTCCAACCAGGAGTACACTCCTTATTTCACCAAAGATATTAACAGGGATATCGGTAAAACCGATGATATTTTTGGAAACATCGAATTTAAATATAAAGCGGCTTCATGGTTAAACTTAACGTACCGGTTAGGGTTATCTGTTAGCAATACGGGTAGTACAGTTACCAAAGAACCTTTCAGCTTCTCCGATTATTATTTCGCAAGGCCAGAAGCTACTGCACAAACAGGTACTACTGCAGCTATTCAAAATTATAATGACTATAGCAACAGGCTTACTTCCCTGTTTATGGCTGACTTTATCAGGAAGTTTAATAAAGTAGGTTTAAACGGAACCTTAGGTTACTCTTACCGTGATTCAAGGAGCAAACTCCAGAAAACAGGTAGTGACAACCTCGGTAAATCACAATTCCTGAGCATTGCAACCCGCCTGGGCGAGCCTACAGTTAACGTTGACAACACTACATCAAGAACACAACGTTTCTTTGGAAGGGTGGGATTTGATTACGACCGTTGGTTGTTCCTTGAAGTAACCGGAAGCTACGATATGGATAGCCGCCTGGTGCCTGCAAATAAAATTTTCCAGTTAAAAGATATTTCTTTCTTTTATCCCGGTGCAAGTGCTTCAATTCTTCTTCATGAAATTATACCCGGTTTAAAAGACAATAACACTTTGAACTTCTTTAAAGTTCGTGGTGCAATTGCTAAAACCGGTAACGTAAATATAAGTCCTTTTGCAAATGAAGTGGCTTTTTCTTCCGGTACTTTCTTTCCTTTTGGAAGCCTTCCAGGTTACCAAATTGGATCTACAATTTATCCAAACGAAGGTTTAAAGCCTGAATTTGTAAATACCAAAGAAGTAGGGATTGAATTAGGGTTTCTTAAAAACAGAATCAACTTAGAAGCTACATATTATAACCAAAATAATACCGACCAGGTATTGAACGTACAGCTTTCTAATACAACAGGCGCTACATCTGCTTTATTAAATGCTGGTAAGTTTACCAATAAAGGCCTTGAATTTGACCTTAAATTAACCCCGTTGGTTAAATTGGGAGAAGCAGAAATTGATTTTAAAATCAACTACGCTAACCAGGATAGCAAAATTACCGGCCTTATTGATGGTGTAAATGAATTGGGTATTGGCAACTATAACTATGCTGTTGTGGGTTCACCTGCATTTGTTTTCAAAACCAATGATTATTACAGGGATTCTGCTACAGGCAAAGTAATTGTTGACCCAATTACCGGTATGCCTTCTCAAAATCCTAATTTAACGCAATTTGGGCGTACGCTTCCCAAGCATATCCTGGGTTTAAACCTTAGCATAAAATGGAAAGGATTTACCCTGGGCGCAGTAGCTGAATACCGCAGTGGTAACCAGATAATTGCTGACCAGCTCGGTAATTTCCTCGATGATAACGGTATTTCTGCAAGAAGCGGATCTTACGGTAGAAGGGCATTTGTATTCCCTAACTCAGTTTATTTAGATAATGGTAAATATGTAAACAATACCAATATTTACACACAAAATTATGGTAGGTTATTCTATAATAATGATATCAATACAGATGTAACCAGCAACTATCTTGCTGATGGTTCTTTCTGGAAATTGCGTGAACTTACTTTAATTTACGATTTCCCAGCTTCTATTTTTAAAGGTAAAGGTATCAAAGGCGCTTCTATCGGCTTTACAGGAAGAAACCTGTTTATGTGGTTGCCAAAATCAAACCAATGGACAGATCCTGAATTTACTGCTAACGGTAATAATTCTTATACCGGAAACGCAGTAGGTTTAAGTACAGCGTTTAACCAGCCTCCTACAAGGTTTATGGGCGCTAACGTAACTTTAAACTTCTAA
- the vanZ gene encoding VanZ family protein — protein sequence MLKINKFFTVKSYKPGIAWFFIASILLLIPGPDLPITIDWLDKIFFDKWVHLFLFGMLTYFLLVPYCKKQVFTNDKKHYAIIVSLAICSWALAIEFIQKNFVKGRSYELTDWLAGCTGVLIALLFIWRKYIQQPRNQIAL from the coding sequence ATGCTAAAAATCAATAAATTTTTTACTGTAAAAAGTTATAAGCCGGGTATAGCCTGGTTTTTTATTGCTTCCATATTGTTGCTCATTCCAGGGCCGGATTTACCTATAACCATTGACTGGCTGGATAAAATATTTTTTGATAAATGGGTGCATTTGTTTTTGTTTGGTATGCTTACTTATTTTTTGCTGGTACCCTATTGTAAGAAACAGGTTTTTACAAATGATAAAAAACACTATGCAATTATAGTTTCCCTTGCAATTTGCAGTTGGGCACTGGCTATTGAATTTATTCAAAAAAATTTTGTAAAAGGACGTTCTTATGAGTTAACCGATTGGCTGGCAGGTTGCACCGGGGTGTTGATAGCCCTGCTTTTTATTTGGAGAAAATATATTCAGCAGCCCAGGAATCAAATAGCGCTGTAA
- a CDS encoding DUF4290 domain-containing protein, translating to MEYNSTRAPLIMKEYGRHIQKMVDYLLTIKDKDERQKNIYAVIELMGFLNPHLKNVEDFRHKLWDHLFLISNFQLEVESPYPIPTREKLKAKPKPLHYPKRYPKYNHLGKNIETVLDKALIETDPEKRQGFANVIAYYMKLTYSNWHKELVHDDTIQMELSEITDGELEFTNKPFVKHRTEIQSDYGRDNRSGGRNQYRKNFGGRDNRSGGGNNNRSNNNNNRNNGRNNNKNFKKRY from the coding sequence ATGGAATATAACAGCACCCGTGCCCCACTCATTATGAAAGAGTATGGCCGCCATATTCAAAAAATGGTAGATTATCTCCTTACCATAAAAGACAAAGATGAGCGGCAAAAAAATATTTATGCAGTAATTGAATTAATGGGTTTCCTTAACCCACATTTGAAGAATGTAGAAGATTTTCGCCATAAACTTTGGGACCATCTTTTTCTCATCAGTAATTTTCAGTTGGAGGTAGAAAGCCCATACCCAATACCTACCAGGGAAAAATTAAAGGCAAAACCCAAGCCGCTGCATTACCCAAAAAGGTATCCCAAGTATAACCACCTGGGAAAAAATATAGAAACCGTTTTGGATAAAGCGCTTATAGAAACCGACCCCGAAAAAAGGCAGGGCTTTGCCAATGTAATTGCTTATTACATGAAGCTTACTTACAGCAACTGGCATAAAGAACTGGTGCATGACGATACCATACAAATGGAACTTAGTGAAATTACCGATGGCGAACTGGAATTTACCAATAAGCCCTTTGTGAAACACCGCACCGAAATACAATCCGATTACGGCAGGGACAATCGCAGCGGAGGCCGCAATCAATACCGTAAAAACTTTGGCGGCAGAGATAACCGCAGTGGCGGTGGTAACAATAACCGCAGCAATAATAACAACAACCGCAACAATGGAAGGAATAACAATAAAAACTTTAAGAAGCGGTATTAA
- the gcvH gene encoding glycine cleavage system protein GcvH, which translates to MSTPENLKYTKDHEWVAIDGNLATIGITHYAQHELGDIVYVDINTVGKKLAAEEIFGTVEAVKTVSDLFLPVSGTITVVNPALEANPELVNSDPYGEGWMVKMEIDAGADLSRLMDATGYNSLIG; encoded by the coding sequence ATGAGCACACCGGAAAACTTAAAATACACCAAAGACCACGAATGGGTAGCCATTGATGGGAATTTGGCCACCATTGGTATTACCCATTATGCACAGCACGAACTGGGCGATATTGTTTATGTAGATATAAACACCGTGGGTAAAAAACTTGCTGCAGAAGAAATATTTGGCACCGTAGAAGCCGTTAAAACAGTAAGTGATTTGTTTTTGCCGGTTTCCGGCACCATTACCGTGGTAAACCCTGCATTGGAAGCCAACCCGGAACTGGTAAATTCTGACCCATACGGCGAAGGATGGATGGTAAAAATGGAAATTGATGCCGGCGCCGATTTATCCCGTTTGATGGATGCTACAGGCTACAACTCATTAATTGGATAA
- a CDS encoding bifunctional 5,10-methylene-tetrahydrofolate dehydrogenase/5,10-methylene-tetrahydrofolate cyclohydrolase (catalyzes the formation of 5,10-methenyltetrahydrofolate from 5,10-methylenetetrahydrofolate and subsequent formation of 10-formyltetrahydrofolate from 5,10-methenyltetrahydrofolate), translated as MQLLDGKLVSAAVKEEIKHQTNIHTQNGGKQPHLAAILAGNNGASETYVASKVKSCTDVGFKSTLIRLDEKITETDLLSNIEKLNTDKDVDGILVQLPLPKHINEEKIINAINPSKDVDGFHPISMGRLVLGLPGFVPATPYGIMLLLQHYKIETQGKHAVVIGRSNIVGRPMSILLSQNTNSGNCTVTLCHSKTKNLKEICLQADIIVAALGRPGFLTADMVKEKAVVIDVGITRVKDETKKSGFSIKGDVDFENVAPKCSYITPVPGGVGLMTIGALLMNTLNAVTKK; from the coding sequence ATGCAACTATTAGATGGCAAACTGGTTTCGGCAGCAGTTAAAGAAGAAATTAAACATCAAACAAATATACACACACAAAACGGGGGCAAGCAACCTCATTTGGCTGCTATACTGGCAGGCAACAACGGTGCAAGTGAAACCTATGTGGCCAGCAAGGTAAAGAGCTGTACCGATGTGGGTTTTAAAAGCACTTTAATAAGACTTGATGAAAAGATAACAGAAACTGATCTTTTAAGCAATATTGAAAAGCTGAATACCGACAAAGATGTGGATGGTATTTTAGTGCAACTGCCCCTGCCCAAACATATTAATGAAGAAAAAATAATTAATGCCATAAACCCTTCAAAAGATGTGGATGGGTTTCACCCAATAAGTATGGGCAGGCTGGTGCTGGGCTTGCCGGGTTTTGTGCCGGCTACGCCTTATGGCATTATGTTGTTGCTGCAACATTACAAAATTGAAACCCAGGGAAAACATGCCGTAGTAATTGGCCGCAGTAATATTGTAGGAAGACCCATGAGTATTTTATTAAGCCAAAATACCAACTCCGGAAACTGCACCGTAACCTTATGCCACAGCAAAACAAAAAACTTAAAAGAAATTTGCCTGCAGGCAGATATTATTGTTGCTGCATTGGGCAGGCCCGGTTTTTTAACTGCCGATATGGTTAAAGAAAAAGCCGTAGTGATTGATGTAGGAATTACCCGTGTAAAAGATGAAACTAAAAAAAGCGGCTTTTCCATTAAAGGCGATGTAGATTTTGAAAACGTAGCGCCAAAATGCAGTTATATAACACCAGTACCCGGCGGCGTGGGCTTAATGACCATTGGCGCATTGCTGATGAACACCCTGAATGCGGTTACAAAAAAATAA
- a CDS encoding 7-carboxy-7-deazaguanine synthase QueE, which yields MEHFYTIQGEGYHQGRAAYFIRLGGCDVGCTWCDVKESWDASAHPFIKIDTIVNEVKKSNATLCVITGGEPLLYNLDSLTKKLQVQGIETNIETSGSSPLSGFWNWICVSPKKFKAPLPEVLAKANELKIIIFNKSDFEWAEKHAALVAPGCRLYLQPEWGKQDKMLSQIIDYIKVNPQWELSLQIHKFINVP from the coding sequence ATGGAGCATTTTTATACTATACAGGGCGAAGGCTATCACCAGGGCAGGGCTGCTTATTTTATACGGCTCGGTGGCTGCGATGTGGGCTGCACATGGTGCGACGTAAAAGAAAGCTGGGATGCCTCTGCTCATCCTTTTATAAAAATTGATACCATAGTAAATGAAGTTAAAAAAAGTAATGCAACCCTTTGTGTAATTACAGGGGGCGAGCCATTGTTATACAATCTTGATAGCCTTACAAAAAAATTGCAGGTACAGGGAATTGAAACCAATATTGAAACATCGGGATCTTCTCCACTAAGTGGTTTTTGGAACTGGATATGTGTTTCTCCCAAAAAATTTAAAGCGCCCTTGCCCGAAGTTTTGGCAAAGGCAAATGAATTGAAAATAATTATTTTCAATAAATCAGATTTTGAATGGGCAGAAAAACATGCAGCCCTTGTAGCGCCCGGCTGCCGACTGTATTTGCAGCCAGAATGGGGCAAACAGGATAAAATGCTATCCCAAATAATTGATTACATAAAAGTAAACCCGCAATGGGAGCTTTCTTTGCAAATACACAAGTTTATAAATGTGCCTTAG
- a CDS encoding TerC family protein, producing the protein MEHLFTSESLISFIVLVVLEIVLGIDNVIFVSLILNRLKDAKEQKKGRTIWIITGIISRCLLLMALSWLLAQKGKAIFTVYGKGFDLASIVMLLGGLFLIYKSVKEIHAKLEGEDPTQNGSKTAGLSFGTAIGQIMLIDAVFSFDSIITAGGTAKHLEIMIAAVVIAMFMMFFFSPAIAGFIQKHPTLKMLALSFLVMIGLSLVIEGWDSEKVHDLHLKNYIYFGMAFSFVVELLNMTMINRAKKKHVVKLNEPQLPQEKASAFDDEAH; encoded by the coding sequence ATGGAACATCTATTTACCAGCGAAAGTCTCATAAGTTTTATCGTATTGGTTGTATTGGAAATTGTACTTGGTATAGATAATGTAATTTTTGTAAGCCTAATTTTAAACCGGCTAAAAGATGCAAAAGAGCAAAAGAAGGGCCGTACTATTTGGATTATTACCGGCATTATATCCCGCTGTTTATTATTAATGGCATTGAGCTGGCTGCTTGCCCAAAAAGGCAAAGCAATTTTTACGGTTTACGGCAAAGGTTTCGACCTGGCCAGTATTGTAATGCTGCTGGGTGGCTTGTTTTTAATTTATAAATCGGTAAAGGAAATACATGCCAAGCTGGAAGGGGAAGACCCAACGCAAAACGGTTCAAAAACAGCAGGCTTAAGTTTTGGTACGGCCATTGGCCAAATAATGCTAATTGATGCCGTATTTTCTTTTGACAGTATTATTACTGCAGGAGGCACGGCCAAGCATTTAGAAATTATGATTGCGGCTGTGGTTATTGCCATGTTTATGATGTTTTTCTTTAGCCCTGCCATTGCAGGTTTTATTCAAAAGCACCCTACTCTTAAAATGCTGGCCCTATCTTTTTTGGTGATGATTGGGTTGAGCCTGGTAATTGAAGGCTGGGATAGTGAAAAAGTGCATGATTTACATTTGAAAAACTATATTTATTTTGGTATGGCATTTTCATTTGTAGTGGAATTGCTGAATATGACCATGATAAACCGTGCAAAAAAGAAGCATGTGGTAAAACTTAATGAACCCCAACTTCCACAGGAAAAAGCATCAGCATTTGATGATGAAGCGCATTAA